The following proteins are co-located in the Dietzia timorensis genome:
- a CDS encoding NUDIX hydrolase produces the protein MSTPEFIRRLRRHIGHEPLWLAGATAVIRDRSAGAVLLVRRADSGAWTPVTGIIDPGEKPSEAAVREAAEEAGVHIEVRRLAQVGVTQLITYGNGDQAQYIDHTFECEWISGEAHPADGENTEVRWVSEAELSTFEGIPAHMQDRMDSALSGEERARF, from the coding sequence ATGTCCACCCCCGAATTCATCCGTCGCCTGCGGCGACATATCGGCCACGAACCGCTCTGGCTAGCGGGCGCGACCGCGGTGATTCGTGATCGCTCCGCCGGTGCCGTGCTCCTGGTGCGCCGCGCGGATTCGGGTGCCTGGACCCCGGTCACCGGGATTATCGACCCGGGCGAGAAACCTTCGGAGGCTGCGGTGCGCGAGGCCGCGGAGGAGGCGGGTGTCCACATCGAGGTGCGCCGCCTCGCGCAGGTCGGCGTCACGCAGCTCATCACTTACGGCAACGGCGACCAGGCGCAGTACATCGACCACACCTTCGAGTGCGAGTGGATTTCCGGCGAGGCGCACCCGGCGGACGGGGAGAACACCGAGGTGCGGTGGGTGTCGGAGGCCGAACTTTCCACCTTCGAAGGCATTCCGGCGCATATGCAGGACCGTATGGACTCCGCGCTCTCGGGCGAGGAGCGTGCCCGCTTCTAG
- a CDS encoding NYN domain-containing protein, translating to MLERTTVYVDTSYLLASFYNSWEEGAREQLEVSLSNVVHTLDRISKSQSRQPVHRQFWYDGVPDSGPHRYQRTLRVIDGVILRTGQLIEWGNRRSQKAVDTRLVADMVIAAHRRQCTDMVLVSGDADMIPGVEAAVEAGVRVHLVGFGWDSVSSALRNACDTSLMLDPRSDFADSMQIRVLEGPLPPQVKHPRPNPNGEPGHEGGGEEEFKESVDIEDVDFQPERARDESVAGAHGKGKAPAPEDTVPVAPAEGTGGAGAAEPDAGDGDSTENPEGGSDGEGARSAPSSAGAAPSQPGSAHWTGGSERDGAGASQPAHDRDSAPGVPDRIDDADVAEDDDPAATGSGDIVEPAYAGGPSGASERPERVTETADASEVSDVRQSEYAGQDGSHRGRTTVTVTRRSVTVTARAERARMSADDEHDGTGDEDSPRPNPGMMAARRRPMRSRYVPLTEEVWSSSGEASPYDVGQQYATWWYQHAADDEQRQKAHTLTGGALPPEIDRPLLQFACQMLHEFTLNEFQRVALRDGFHEGIRGIVMQR from the coding sequence GTGCTTGAGCGAACGACGGTATATGTTGATACGTCATATTTACTAGCCAGTTTTTATAACTCGTGGGAAGAGGGCGCGCGCGAGCAGCTCGAGGTCTCGCTGTCGAACGTAGTCCACACCCTCGACCGGATCTCGAAGTCGCAGTCCCGCCAGCCGGTGCATCGCCAGTTCTGGTACGACGGCGTCCCCGATAGTGGTCCCCACCGTTACCAGCGCACCCTTCGGGTTATCGACGGAGTCATCCTGCGCACGGGGCAGCTCATCGAATGGGGTAACCGGCGCTCGCAGAAGGCCGTGGATACCCGGTTGGTCGCGGATATGGTCATCGCGGCGCACCGTCGGCAGTGCACGGACATGGTGCTCGTCTCGGGCGACGCGGACATGATCCCCGGGGTCGAGGCGGCCGTCGAAGCCGGAGTGCGCGTGCACCTCGTCGGCTTCGGCTGGGATTCGGTGTCCTCGGCCCTGCGCAATGCGTGCGACACCTCGCTCATGCTCGATCCGCGCTCGGATTTCGCCGACTCGATGCAAATTCGCGTCCTCGAAGGGCCGCTCCCGCCGCAGGTCAAGCATCCTCGGCCGAACCCCAATGGCGAACCGGGCCACGAGGGCGGCGGCGAAGAGGAATTCAAGGAGTCGGTCGATATCGAGGACGTCGACTTCCAGCCCGAGCGCGCGAGGGACGAATCCGTCGCCGGCGCGCACGGTAAGGGTAAGGCTCCGGCCCCCGAGGACACCGTCCCGGTGGCTCCCGCCGAGGGGACTGGAGGTGCCGGCGCGGCCGAGCCCGATGCCGGCGACGGCGACTCCACAGAGAACCCCGAGGGCGGCTCAGATGGTGAGGGCGCCCGTAGCGCGCCGTCATCGGCTGGGGCGGCTCCGTCTCAGCCCGGGTCCGCGCACTGGACCGGAGGTTCGGAGCGCGATGGTGCCGGCGCGTCCCAGCCCGCACACGACCGGGACAGCGCCCCGGGAGTGCCGGACCGCATCGATGACGCCGACGTGGCCGAGGACGACGATCCCGCCGCCACCGGCTCGGGAGACATCGTCGAGCCCGCCTACGCGGGCGGCCCCTCGGGCGCTTCCGAGCGGCCCGAACGAGTCACCGAGACCGCCGACGCGTCCGAGGTCTCCGACGTCCGGCAGTCCGAATACGCCGGGCAGGACGGTTCCCATCGTGGCCGCACGACCGTCACGGTCACCCGCCGTTCGGTGACCGTGACCGCGCGCGCCGAGCGGGCGCGGATGTCCGCGGACGACGAGCACGACGGAACGGGCGACGAGGATTCGCCGCGCCCCAATCCGGGCATGATGGCGGCCCGCCGCCGCCCGATGCGTTCGCGGTACGTGCCGCTCACCGAGGAGGTGTGGAGCTCATCCGGCGAGGCCTCTCCGTATGACGTCGGACAGCAGTACGCGACGTGGTGGTACCAGCACGCTGCGGACGACGAGCAGCGGCAGAAGGCGCACACGCTCACCGGCGGGGCGCTGCCCCCGGAGATCGACCGCCCGTTGTTGCAGTTCGCGTGCCAGATGCTGCACGAGTTCACGCTCAACGAATTTCAGCGCGTCGCTCTTCGCGACGGCTTCCACGAGGGCATCCGCGGCATCGTCATGCAGCGATAG
- a CDS encoding PspA/IM30 family protein, with protein MSNPFSKGWNYLKASLDKSIEDNADPKVQVRQAMEQARAQHRQIADQAAAVIGNAKRTEESITTKERELDKLQGQVRQSVQLADDARANGDLDKASEWERSAEQLAAQLVSSEQDLENTRTLAEQAKVDAQSAKQAVRESEARLQETLAQEDQLLLQAQQAKMAEQQQTSVNSITGEVSTGSNPTFEQIRDKIEGRYNTAVGHAELAEASSGQSAALADAQALQREGEGKARLEQIRAELGGSGAARPAPASAANPSSNGDIDVTDSAVDEGPSSESDDDAPGFPRDTRS; from the coding sequence ATGTCGAACCCGTTCTCCAAGGGCTGGAACTATCTCAAGGCCTCCCTGGATAAATCGATTGAGGACAACGCGGACCCCAAGGTCCAGGTCCGCCAGGCGATGGAACAGGCCCGCGCGCAGCACCGGCAGATCGCCGACCAAGCGGCGGCGGTCATCGGTAATGCCAAGCGCACCGAGGAGTCCATCACGACAAAGGAACGCGAACTCGACAAGCTGCAGGGCCAGGTCCGCCAGTCGGTACAGCTCGCCGACGATGCCCGCGCGAACGGCGATCTCGACAAGGCGTCCGAGTGGGAGCGGAGCGCCGAGCAGCTCGCCGCGCAGCTCGTCAGCTCAGAGCAGGATCTCGAGAACACGAGGACCCTCGCCGAGCAGGCGAAGGTCGACGCGCAGTCGGCCAAGCAGGCGGTACGGGAGAGCGAGGCGAGGCTCCAGGAGACCCTGGCGCAGGAAGACCAGCTGCTCCTGCAGGCGCAGCAGGCAAAAATGGCCGAGCAGCAGCAGACCTCGGTCAACTCGATCACCGGCGAGGTCTCGACCGGCTCCAACCCGACGTTCGAGCAGATCCGCGACAAGATCGAGGGCCGCTACAATACGGCCGTCGGCCACGCCGAGCTCGCGGAGGCGAGCTCGGGACAGTCCGCCGCGCTCGCCGACGCCCAGGCTCTGCAGCGCGAGGGCGAGGGCAAGGCGCGACTGGAACAGATCCGCGCCGAGCTCGGTGGGAGCGGTGCGGCCCGCCCCGCTCCAGCTTCGGCCGCGAACCCTTCCAGCAATGGGGACATCGATGTCACCGATTCCGCGGTGGATGAGGGACCGTCGTCCGAGTCGGACGATGATGCCCCGGGCTTCCCTCGGGACACCCGCTCGTAG
- a CDS encoding TetR/AcrR family transcriptional regulator encodes MEDRRILIADTAIAVIADVGVRGLTHRAVDAAANLATGSTSYYARSKAQLVSLTVERLASLLRGYTEHTALASASPNDGGELVKTLRDWLEGLYADYQGELRSRAALILELEQSEGADADLLREALVSAEDLAGPLKSAGIDSDTGPALLAALEGCLWEHSAGRQLGATKSGTDAFLLESVLSSHHHSGGRGLFGLRR; translated from the coding sequence ATGGAAGACCGCCGGATTTTGATCGCCGACACCGCCATTGCGGTGATTGCCGATGTCGGCGTCCGCGGGCTCACCCACCGCGCAGTCGACGCCGCTGCGAACCTCGCGACGGGTTCCACGTCGTATTACGCGCGGTCGAAGGCGCAGCTCGTCTCGCTCACCGTCGAGCGACTCGCATCGCTTCTGCGCGGCTACACCGAGCACACGGCCCTAGCCTCGGCATCCCCGAATGACGGCGGAGAGCTGGTCAAGACCCTGCGAGACTGGCTCGAGGGGCTCTACGCCGACTATCAAGGCGAGCTGCGTTCGCGCGCCGCGCTGATCCTCGAACTCGAGCAATCCGAGGGAGCGGACGCGGACCTCCTGCGCGAGGCGCTTGTCTCCGCGGAGGATCTCGCCGGACCGCTCAAGTCCGCGGGCATCGATTCCGACACCGGGCCCGCCCTTCTGGCGGCTCTCGAGGGCTGCCTGTGGGAGCACTCGGCTGGCCGCCAGCTCGGGGCCACCAAGAGCGGAACAGATGCCTTCCTACTCGAGTCCGTTCTGTCCTCGCACCACCATTCCGGTGGCCGCGGGCTCTTCGGCCTCCGCCGCTAG